The sequence below is a genomic window from Aspergillus nidulans FGSC A4 chromosome V.
CGAAGGCCCCAAAACAGATCTTGGTTTTCAGTGGCAGATGCGGTAACAACGGAACCGTCATGGAGAGCTACCTTGGCCGAGACCAAGTTGTCAGCAGCAAAGCCGTGAGCACCCTGGAGCACGCTATGGCCACCGCCCAAGAGAGGACCTAGGATGGAGACGCACTCGCAGAGACCGTGAACTAAGGAAACACGCTTGTCAGTTAATCGTCCTTAGCTCGCGTCCGTGTACAGAACTAAAAAGGGCGAGGGAGACTACCAGCCTGCTTTCCGTACGGATACAGAGCCTGGACGACTTCGTATTGGATTACGCCGCCGCCGGCATATGCGGTGTCATTGTTCGGACCGAGGCCGATGTGGTTTAGGCCGCGCATGCGGATCTGAATTCCGTCCTGTATCTTGCTGATGTCGTCGGTCCAGCCGTGCGTGCCGGTCACGGCCAGGAACGGGACTCCGATCTGATTTGCGACTTTGATCTGGAAAAGGGTCAGAGACTGATgctttccttcttcgccaggTCGCCTCTCACCGTATTCACGACATCATCTTCGACAGCCACGTCGACGACGGCTAGGTACCCCGGGTGGACGCGGGGTGCAGCAGCACGATGGGTGACTTCAACCCATTCCTTAGAGTTGGGGGAAACGATAGTGGCGTTCTCAGAGAGCTGGGGCTTAAGCAGTTTCCTGATCTGTGCCAGCTTGGCTTCTGCAGTACCGTTGGAAGATACTGCTGCCTGGACGGCACAGATGAAGAACCCGGCTCCCAGGATGCTCCAGAACTGCATCTTCTCAGAGGTTGTACCTGATGTCGCTCAGGTTTGTCGGATAAGCCGATTGCTGTATGGAAATGAGAATAACCTGtctggagcagaagcagaggaagattAGCCTGGCTGAACAGTCCCTATCTTTATAGTTTTCAAAAGCCGTGGCCAACCCCTATGAACCGTTCCTTACAAGTCCGCTCTTGGGGCCATATACCAATAAACTCGTCGGTCTGATCTCGTGCCCCAATTCTTGGATCAAAAGCTCTCGCCGATACGAGAGTCCCGCTCTCATTCGCGACAAATCTTACGTCGCTTCGAGTTACCATACCTTCGTAGACTATACTGCACCAGCACCTTCAGCAACCCACAGCGGAGTCTGCAGTAAGCAGTACGCATGGCCCAGCCCTACATAAGGCTTCCCGGGCTTCTTGCGATGCAAAAGGATTCAAGCCCATGCGGATGGCGTAGTGGCGCTAGCGTCAAGTTTCCAGAATTGGTTATGAAGGGGCAGGAAATCGTTCGATGGGGGACTGAAAGTTCTCGCGTACTTGGAAAGGCCATCAAGGTGGCATTCCGTCGGTTGAGGCGGCTGTAGCAGATACTAAGCCGTGGGCTATCTCTGCCGTTGACCACTGAAGACCGTCATCTATCACGAGCCCAAGATAATCGTTGAGAAGAGATAAGCTGAGCGCTAAGAGAGGGCCCCATCGAGTGCGCCTATACGGCCACGCCGCAAAAGACCCTCCCATCATTTGGATGAAAGATGGTATAATACCCGTGAATCCTAGATACTTGGCTGCTTTGGCGCTGTCAAAAGTTTTTGCAACGAATCGATCGTCGATAGTCTCTCCACAGTCTCGTAACAATATCGGACATAACACTTAGCCCCCGGCAGCTTCATCCGTCAGGGGGAGACCGCGTAGTGAAGTATGATCAATGACTCCATTCATGATACGTTGACATATCTTGTCTTTTTGTGTAGTCTTCGGAGACGGCCCGAAGTATGGCCCTAAATCATTATATGACGCTTCGGGCTCGGCGTCGGGCAGCCTAGAGGCCGCCGGAGAACGTCCACCGCCACGGGCCGAGAACTTCCGAATTGGGCAGATCGATGCGCGCCGGCAAGAAACGAGTCCACTTTATGACCAACGCAAAACTCAAGTCATTCCCATAGAAGCGAGAAGAGACTAAGCATGACCCGGGATTTCCCGCATTACCAGAAGATATTTGAGCGGTGAATATCTCAATCTTTCCCACGTGATTGAGCAGAGCTGAGTCTTTTTATCGGaagatcatcatctcctgtGCAGTAGAATGCACGTGTTGGGCGAATTGTCCACAGCATTTGTAGAAGAAGGGTGGCGGTTGGCCCAGTCAATTTAGTGCGAATCTATTCCTACACCCCGGCCTGTAAGTTTGCAGCAACCGATATGCAGTCTAATCATGAGGTGTGAAACGTCCCCATCCTTAGGCGTTGCTTTGATTTACCCTAAGAGTTGCCTGTGATAGAGGTGGATAGCATAATTTGATCACGGAACCCAGATAATGTAGTCGCCTCCTCAGCTGACAGGTAAGATACGACCAAATCCAATCAGCTTAAGAGGTCGAAATAATTGATCGTTTTCCTTGCTCGCCACCAGATGGGTTCTCTTGTACGCTATCGTTGCCTCCAAGCAGCCATGACAAATCAAACGGCTAGGCTTGGCACAGGATGGAAAAGATGAAGATACTGGCGGTTTGTTGATTTGAAATCGGACACAGTCGATCAAAAATGCGTTCGAGGCAAGTGCACCCACAATGAGCTAAGCCATCCCTGCCAAGCCCACCATCGCTGTAAGATGCCGACAGCAAGTCTAAGCGCCTGGCCCCACTCAGTAGACCCGCAATGCGCTATTGCAGAGTAGAATTCCCTCAGAAAATACTATACTGAGCGCATCAGGTGGCCTTCGGAGCTGCGTAAATCTTAGATTCTCTGGTTGCATTTTCGAGGACCGCAAGCCAACGGTTACATTTCTCAAGATATGCATTGACGCCATCAGTTCATGCACCTTTTAATTGACGGCTACCTACTTGTTTGACAGCAGTTGCAAGATCCATACACGTCCTAGGCTCCACCGAGCGGAGCCAGTGTGGAGCTCCAGACACTTTGGCATATCAAACGACCAACAATAGAGCGGCTTGATcaaagaaataaaaagatTCCGGGCGCGTCTGCTTGCTCAAACAAAAAGACGACAAAACTCTTGCCTTAGACGTCCCGTCTCTCGAAGCAGTTCCTAGCATTGCGTGCCCACCGCTTTAAAGTGACGTACTGCAGACGATATCAGAGTTGATTTCAAATCTCACCATCCGGCTTACTGTAAGTGGCCAGTATTCAGAGGCAGAGATACGACAACCCCGCTGCTTTGGACGCATATAAAAGCCGCAGCTTCTGAGAAGTTGAAAGCACGTTGCTGCAGGATTCTGTCTTGACAAGAATAGCACCCAAGGACATCGAAAATGGCTCCTCCTACCGCTACAGCTCTTGTGACCAGGGGTGGCAAGCTGTCCAGAGAAACCATTCCTGTGCCGACTCCGGGCGAGCACCAGGTACTGGTGAAGATTTCCCATGTAGCTCAGAATCCAACGGATAGTAAGCTAAACGCCCCTAACCCTTTCCGGGCCGCGAAAATATACAGTGCTAAGTCACCCTCTAGTTCAATCCCTCGACGCTGATGCCTTTGGCGACGATGCGGTGCTTGGTTGTGATTTTGTCGGTACTATCGAGCTGACGGGTGACAAAGTGAGCAGAGTCAAGGTTGGCACCGTGATTGCCGGTCTAATCTGGGGAGGTCAGTCACCGTCTTGGACCAGACTTATTTCATTCAGCATATAAACTTTCGTTTGAGCAGGTGAAATTAAGGGGTTGGGTGGCTATAGCGAGTACACCCTCGCAGATGAGCGTATTTGCTTCCCTTTGCCCGAAGGCATCACGCCCGAACAGGCGGCAACAGTACCCCTGGCCGCGTGCACAGCACTACTCGCTCTATTTTCCAAGGATTGCCTTAGCATCCCTCAGAAGTCTGGAGAAACAGTCCTTATTTGGGGTGGAAGCTGTGAGTCTAAATGATGCAGTGCACCGTATGTGTAGCGTGGAAGGCTCATATATTGCAGCGAGCGTTGGGCTTTATGCAATCCAGATTGCCAAGCACTACGGTCTCAACGTTATTACGACCTGCAGTGCCCGGCATCACGATTTGGTCAGGTCCCTTGGTGCCACTGTCGCTCTCGACTACCGCGACGCAAGAGTAGTGGAGAGCATCAAGGCTGCTGCAAACTGCAGTCTGAGGTACGTCTTTGACACTATCGGCAACAGCTCGTCTTCCGGTACTGCATCGCAGGCAATCTCTGAGCAAGGCGGTAGCCTGTGCACTGTTCGTCCGGGCAAGGCTTTTACCGAGAATGTGACCAAGCAGACTAAGGTGACGGATGTTCTCGTCTGGACGGCGTTCCTAAAGGAGCATAAATACAAGGAGTTCTACTGGCCCGTGAGTCATCTTCGAAGGCCGACATTTGAAGTCGTTTATTGATTATATTTTCCAGCCACACAAGGAAGATCACGAGCTGTCCGCCAAATTTTTTGATGCACTGCCGAAGTTGCTCTCCACCGGAGCCATCAAGCCGAATAACCCGAAGCTTTTCGAGGGGCTCGAGTCTGTGACAAAGGGATTCCAGGAGTACCGTGACGGGGTTATCTCCAACTATAAGATAGTGTACAAGGTCTAAGGACCTCAGACGAACAGAAATGAGGGACTGTCGCGGTTTCTCGATATTGTCAGTGTGCTTCGAATATATCGTACTATATATGCTGTATTGCCCGCGTCCTGTTAACATTATGCAACTCGAATTCAGCTTTCGCTAGTACATCCCCATGGTTCGTTTATTTTGAATACGCTCATGTCGTGTTGAAAATCCAAGATATATTGTCGATCCATCAACTTCGCTTAGCGGGTGCGAATACGATCTGCCATATATATCTTGACGGATGTAACCTGCATATTTCATCCGTGTCCTCGCGGAATGGTCAGTCCTTATCTGTACCGGTATTAGTAGTAAACATCTATACTTACTACATAGTATTCGTCCTACCTGCTTCCATCAGAGCTCAAAGCCGACAAGCACAATCGATAATATTACGAGTATATCGCTTCTATGTTCTACATCTACAAACTCCTTCCTAGAAGTAGTTGCTCCTCGAGATTGCCATGGAGAGAGCTTAATATCTTGTTCATCGTAAGGGTGACTATAATATCTAGGGCCTCCAGCATGAATTTAATGGTTAAATCTGCGAAGAACGCGATCGCACTTCTTTCTACGTGGGGACCGCTCGATTTAACTTGGAGTTGTCACGATCATCCAGATTAATTATCTGGTCAAACGTTGCCACGCCTCGTCCTGCCATATCGCCCACGTCCCAGTATGCAGTTATATGTAGCTTAAGAGCGCTATTATtctaaagagagaagacCAACTGCTTGGAGAACAGAATCTTTATGCTTTCGGGGGAAGGGACTTGGTGCTACTTCTTGGTCTCATTTGCGCAAATGTGACTTCCAACTAGCTTGGGTGTCTAGTATTCGGGGTGGGTGAGCAAGGGCCTAAATTGCCATGAAGACTGAATAGGGCGGCAAGCCGACCACGCAGCTCCTGGTGAGCACCACCATACTTGAGCTGTTGTATATTTTTGTGGTTCTTTTTTGCTAATCtatcttctttgcctgcaTCTGTCTCGTCGGGTCTATCAGCCTCTCTATAGGGGTCTAAAGTGTTGTAGAAGTCTTACTACGTACAGCCTTGCTAGACCGCCTTAAGCGCTACGGCATGCCATTGTGGATATCCTTCGAAGAGCCATGACCACTGCTTAGTCCGAGAATCAGTCTCGACCAGATATGCAAACTCCATCCCGTTTAGGACTAGTGCGGTTGCTGTTGCTATGGAAACCAAAACACATTGGCCAGACTCTTCTCGCCCTACCAGGCTCCACCTGTTCATACGTCATCCGTGTTGAAGGCACAACTTCCCCTCACCTCTTGCTTTTTGGCCTCGGAAAGAGCCCAAGCATGAGTACCCGTCTGAGTATTTGACACCGTTCAATGTCCCCTCGCGACGAAATGTAGGTGCATTAGGGAGTCGACCTAGGCAACCTTGTGGTCCTCGCGATAGTCATtgtgggagagagaaggaagggTTGGGACGACAGCCTGGACTGGAGTTGGTGGAAATATTGAATCAGAGATGATTTGCTTGCACATGATCGGCATAAAATGGGCCTTGAAGACAGCAGCCATTCAATTTTCGTCATACCACCTAATTGTGTCCGACAAGCCCAGATTATAAGATCAAATTGGTCGACCACACTTGGGGACGAGGCATCCTTTTAAACCTTTGACAGAAGTTATTCGGCGGGCAAAGATGAGACATAATTAACCTGTAGGAAGAACCAGAGGATATTCTCTGCGTACTCAGATGAAGAGATCCTGCGGTCGTGGATGGGCAAGCGCTGCGGTTGGAAGAAAATCTAAAATGGCACCCAGACCCACCGCGACGGTCATTGGCTTCACATCAAAATTCGAATCCAGCATGCCCAATCGGGTAGACACAACAATTCTTTTGAATTTACAGCTCAGGCCATGGCATTGCGGGCATGGTAGCAGTGTTGAGCGTTGAGTTTCTGTGTGACATATATTCTACAACATCCGCGCGAGGACTGCGGACGAGGACTGCGGAGGAAGAATGACCTGGCCAATCATTTACCACTGCGGAATGCTCCACATCCGAAGAACGCTTGCGAGCCAATGAGGATAGCATCATTAAATCCGATCAACTGCCTCAACACGGATTTCTGAGGCGCTGGTACCGCATCGCCTGGAGGGAAGCGATCGACCTATCCCTGCACAACGATCCCTACAGCAGGCTCTGTGACGTGCGCAATCCCTGGACATTGAGCGAGAGAACGCGCAAGAGACACCATTATCTGATCACAGCACTTCAAAACCCCACTTTCAATATCCTAGGATACTGGCGTTGACATCGCATAGTCGTGTTACATCAGGGACAAAGTACAGATGTGGCAGCTGAAGGCTTAAGTAATGCATCCAGGAAGCCTAACCAACTGATAAGTCTGTGAGCTACCCACCTCCTGCAGGGGCTACTAGCTGGGCTGCGTTCATCTCACCCCTTGTGGTTGAAACCACCTGTCTTTTGCGCGAAGAATAACCTGAGGCGATGATATCTTATCGTCGGAGGAAGAAAGGATGAAACCTTTCAAGTGAAACCAGCTTCGCGACGACACGGCGCTACCAAAAATCATTAGCTGCGGGACAAAGATCACGGAAAGCAGATGTAGAACTGCGAGCGACCCAGCTCTGAGACTCGCTTCTGCAAAGTTTGAAACACCTAGAATATTGCAAGTGAGGGTTCCGCCAAGGTATACTGTGTATAGGATACCATCCAACCTTGTGAACGGTCCCCAAAGGCGACGCCGACGGAAGAGATATGGGAGCGCTAGATGTTTGAAGAAGATATGTCCGAGGCGAGGATTAAACACATACTTGATCAAGGGAGCCCAGAATCGCCGAAGCAGGAGTAGGCCTGCAATTCCTGCAGCAACGAATCGGTAGATGACCAGCGGTAAGTCAATGGTAAATATCCATTGTGGATGCTCTGAAATCAGTAGCCGTCGTTGAGATGCAGCATTTTATAGGCAGAGGTCACTACTCGAACAAGGAAAACAATGGCGTGCCCACGGTAATAGGAGCCATCGTCAGAGAGGGAGAATGGGCTTTATCTGAGCGGCAAACTGTATTCAACCTCGAAAAAACTAGCACATTGTTGAACTGGTGGTCTGTAATACTTAGGATATACCCTGTTCAGCAGTGCAGGTTCTATATGGAGAGTTATCCGCGTACAACTGTTGCCCAAATAACTCATAGCATGAAGTAGGAAATAAAAGGACCACCAGATGAAGCAAAAGACCATTGTCTGCCATCGGGCAGAGACCGCACTCCGGGAGAAACTATGGCGTGCCGCAGGGCAGTTCATGCCACAGGGCAGATCGCAGTCCAGGAGAAACCTGTTGAATATCAAGGTGGCTGTGACTCTCTGCAGGGGAGTGGGTCTGTGTGTATGTTCATATAAGCAGTTCACCTGCCCCTCACAACGAGAACAACATACCTCTGAACCTCTTCAACATTAATCAACAGATTATGAGCCCGGCTTGCTCACAAGACACCCCATAAATTTATTTGTTGAAGAGGGCCTAAAACATCCTCAATGTGATGTTTTATTCACTGAATCTTTTGGCACTTCCGAGAGACAAAATACGTGACAACGACATGAACTGAACGAGagggtggaagaaggacgatTCCCTTCGGGGGCCAGCTGTGCACACAACCACAGTATGGACAATATGATGACGTGACAGCCAGCCGGTGCTGCATCCCCAGGTGATGTATCACAATTCATGACGAAAGCGCACACTATGACAAATGACTGCATGACAGGTGTGCTGCCAGCGCAGAGAGATCGTGGGCAGATGTGATTCGCTATGGCGGCGGAGTCACTCAAGGTCAAAACTTAGGCAGAACTTGAACAAATGGGCACTGTCTGCCCAAGGCATTCTTCGGAGTCTACACCCAAAGGATGTCGCGCTCACGCCAAAAGGAGCCACCTCTTCAGATTCAGAAAAGAGTATACAGGCACggctggacgaggaaggagctTAATATTCTTTCACATTTTCGATACATACATCGCTGGGATTACAGACAGATTCAGAGACTCTGGTTTCCCTCACTATCGATAAGCGCTCTTGCTCATGCCTATTCGCGTCAGTCCACCGACGAACACATATACCGATCATTAACCACTGAGTCTTCAACCGGGAGTACTGCTGCACGACGTCGCAGCGCCTCTCATGCTCGCCCATGGTGCTCCAGTGTTGAGCCAGGCCCCTGTTATCTTTACACTCAcgtccctgttcctgaattGGAGAGCTCTGCTGAACATTCCATCGCATCCACTCCAGACTCTGAAGACGACGCTGAGCTGTCCGATCCCAAGGCACAACATCGCTACAACCTTCGATCAAACAGGCCCACGAGGTTCCCTCAAAAGGTACCCCAATATCGGGTTGACAAGCTCCGTTTCCCTCGCTTTGCCAAATCATACAAGCACCATCTGGAATCGGATGGGTTGCCAGACCAAAACTACTGTCCCCATTCTCATAGCCCTTCTCCAGGACCGTCGGACCGTAGTCCCTCTGTCGTCTCAACTCAGCTCAGTGAAGCATCAAGCTCGGATCTCTTTGGTTTAGAGCCGCGGTCCCCCAGACCGTCAAGCCTGGAACCTCCAGCGGACTCAAACTCGCCCTTAAACGCACAAAGTCctgaattcttcagcgcCGAAGAATATCTACACTTGTTTGCAAAATCAGTGTCACCCCCGCCGGTTGTTTCTTTGTCTCCCAGACCCTATGCTAAGAGACCGCTAACTTGTTTTGTCAAAGCTCCGGAACTCTATTATTAGGCGGCCTATCGTATGGTACCACTGTTAGATGGATAATGCCTCCTTGCATTACTCGGAAAGGATTGAATAGCTGTGTTCACAGGCGGGAGTCAAGTTGGTATATCTGCTTCCGTACCCACCGGATTTGAACCTTATTGAGGAACTCTTCGCTGAGACGGAAGCGTTTATCCGGCGGCATTGGCACTCCTATGAAGAGAATCCGGCTCAAGATTTTGCTACGTTTCTCGAGTGGTGTGTCGATACTGTTGTTGGAAGGAGGCAGAACGCAGAGGGGCATTTTCGGAATTCGGGCCTGACTATCGAGTATGTATGATTTTCTATGTTCAAAGGGCTAATCAGATGAGGAATTGGATGCTATTCACGAAAAAAGCCTTTGCATTCGCATATCAGTCTACGGAAACCTAACTCAATAGGGAAAACCTAAACCAAGGCTAGCGACGAGCACTATCTAGACCCGATGCCCCAAGGGTCTGGTACGAACTCCACAGCCGCGTCAGTTTCGGACATGCTAGGGATTAAATATTTTAGTAGAAGACGATCCTACTTTCGAACCGTCGGTCCTTACGCCGATGAAATGTTGCTGACACCGCAGTACCGTTCATATCACACAGGAGGCGTTTACTAGATTTGATTCAGTATAAAAGGGATTCTCTATAGCATCTCTTAAAGGGAAAAGGGGTCAAGCACATACATCCTGTCCACATCCCATCTCTGTTAGCCTATACATCCTCAAATTAACTCTCAAAGGGACGAGGGGTCAAGCACATACACACTATCCACATTCCATCTCGGTTAGCCAATACATCCTCAAGTTAACTCAAAGGGAGAAGGGGTCAAGTACATACGTCTCTTTTTCCCATTTTGCTTTCATCTTGATCATTGGCGTGCACAGGTCCTGCCACCGCAAAGGCAGCGAAGACAACCGCAGATAGGATAGCGAGGAACTTCATCTTACCGAGAGTTTTCTTTGCGTTATTGGAGGTAAGAAGCAATCTTGAAAGAGAAGTTTTAGAAACAAGCAGTTGAAGACAATAGCGAAGAAAGTATAATCTGAATAGTGCTGAAGGACTACCCTGTAAATACTAAAGAGTCAAGACATCAACCGGTCACGTGTGGTACAGATCAGGAAAACAAGGGATAGAGAGTGCTACGTGTATCCTTTGCCTTTCTTAGTCCTTTTATGTGATAATCCAGCTACGCCACAGCACAACATCTGCTGGATAGAAGCAAATCAAATGCACACTGCAGGGAGAGGAATAGGGcttccttgttcttcctctccgTTTACTATTCCAACATCCCACCGCCCCACATCCCCTGCTTAGGCATATTCACTTCACCCCTTTCCTGCCTCTGTTCATTGGATACCCCGCCTCTTAACGGGTATATACTCCCTCCGTCTTGTGCTTTCCCTTCGGAGGATTTGGCAGCAGGCAGTCTGCGTCCTTCTTCAGGGCCAGTCTGCAGTAATGTGGATTCAGCCATTAAACCACCAGAGCCGAGCAGAGCATGGAGTAGGGCAATGTATAATACTTTCGCTTGGATAAATCTTTTCTAGGACAAACCAAAATAGTGGTATGCACGCCGTGTCCCTAGTTTATCGAAATAGTCGATGTAGCTACATTCCGTACAAGGATACTCCCTGGCTTATACACAGAGTGAGTATCAGACTGATTGGAAATGAATCGAAGTCATTCCGGAATGAATTCCGTATGCGAAAGCTCTATTGTTTACTCGATCGAGCCTCGATTCACAATGACATATGATAGGCAGTTGGCCACCGCTTGTGATTGTTGTAATTCAGAGGAAGATAGATTGTTTTTCTTCATATCTGAGAACATGAGGGTTTATATACAAGATGAGTATCATATTGATTGGAAATCAATCTGATTCCATACGGAATAAATTCCGTATACAAAGCTCTATTGTTTACTTAGTCGAGCCTCGATTCACAACATTTCGAAGCTTCCTCCAATGCCATAGTGGCCTTCATGCTGTCGGTCAAGACCGTTAATACGATGACAGATTGTTGTGATTTTGAGGAAGATTGATTGTTCATATTCTCATCTGGAAACTTGAGGGTTTATATACAAGACAAACATCAGATGGATTTCCAATCATTCCGATTGTATCCGGAATAAATTCCGTATACGAAGCTCTATTGTTCACTTGGTTGAGCCTCGATTCACAACACAGATAAGCCGGATAGTCGTGAGGCCTGAGGCCTTGTCTcagagaagaccaaggaagGGGTAGGGTTGTAcagttggtggtggtggtgaatTCATACGCTGACCCCTCGCCTAAGTTGTAACTCTGGATTAAGGTACAAATGTGTTCATTGATCTATATGGAGAGTTCCAGCTATTTATAGTTGCAGCAGCTCATCTCCCTGCTGCCTAGCGGAGTGTCTGCCTAACAGGCAGCCACTCCTACGGATCTatgtcggagcatgggttcctccctgtccttggggtgcccggtctgcacagtcttagtcagcatctcattagtatttagcctagcttccttgtgcatccgcacccctgaataccagactccttcatgcttccacaggTTATGAGCCCTTTATGCTGAGAGAAttcagtttcttgctggatataAATATGCAGAATTGATTCTCGAAGCTCTGAGCAACATGCTATCTGTTTCTTTACCCCCTCCCTGTCCGAGGGGGGGTAGCATCCTTCAACGTGGCTTTAACCCCTGGATTGGGACCACGTAGGCATTTTAATATGCCGATTAAGAGCCTCACGAGGCATCAAAAACAACCTTGGAAGGCCAGTACTGcttattatatagtatatactAGGCAAGGATGTCTCCTTACTGTTGAAATACACCATCACAGTAAGTATAAAGGTGTATATAGTCTACAGAGCTGTAATTCCTGATGGTTGCTCTAGACTTTTACTTCCTATTGGAAGATTGAGAGCTTTCTACTATAGAGGCTTATATATTGGCTCCAAGCCACTCTTCTAGCagccatgttgctgcaattTACACCTTCTTACCTAGAGATAGTGTGTtttcccaggctctgggctgaggcCTATCCTGATCAAACTCATGCTAAGGAAGTCCTTTCTTGTTATTATTGCTATACAGAATAACTTCCGATACCCATGGGATAACCTGACAAGCCCCTGCTATTACTAAAGGGGAGATTTTAACATGACATTCACTGGTCTTGTCCATCAACTACCATTGTTCGagcctccaaattcaaccagccaacgagccagaatcgaccgtGCCGACAAGCCAGAATCGACCAAGCCTAcaagccagtattgccgtgccgtacgagcctgaatcaatGAAgccaacgagccagaatTGACCGTGCCGACGagccagtattgccgtgccgtacgagcctgaatcaatgcagccaacaaaccatgatatcatcacaagccagccagttctATATTGCAAGACCCCTACCTTTCGACCGAGATACCTGTAGGAAGGACACAAGGGATATTATATTACATTGGACATGGGAAAAGGGATATAGATCCTTTGAGACTATATTAAGGCCTTTACAAACTATATGGGATATTCAGCATGTACctagcttttcttttgaTGCTtccttgcgcctgcgcagcCCGAGGGGGggtgtcggagcatgggttcctcccctgtccttggggtgcccggtctgcacagtcttagtcagcatctcattagtatttagcctagcttccttgtgcatccgcacccctgaataccagactccttcatgcttccacatgAGCCTcatgtcacgtgccacgtgatctgtatggcatgatgtttggtttggtttggtttggttttattatttgGGTTCACAGGTCGGCGTGGGTCAGGATTCTGCCATCAAATTCAGCCAGTTTCTGAACCACGCTGGCATCTGCAGTAAACCTGATTTCTGAACCACGTTCACCTCGCCCAGGTATAAGGCGCCATGCTTTTATTTGATTGGTTACCCACCAGTTGTATCCTCTCGTACCCAATATTCAGTCCAGTGTCTAGTAACTATACTGTCCAAGATGACAGACTCCGAGCCCCAAGACCGGATTATTCGCCTGGTTAATGACTTACCTATTATCAAGGTAAAGTTTACCTACTGTTCAGCTAC
It includes:
- a CDS encoding zinc-binding alcohol dehydrogenase family protein (transcript_id=CADANIAT00003850) → MAPPTATALVTRGGKLSRETIPVPTPGEHQVLVKISHVAQNPTDIQSLDADAFGDDAVLGCDFVGTIELTGDKVSRVKVGTVIAGLIWGGEIKGLGGYSEYTLADERICFPLPEGITPEQAATVPLAACTALLALFSKDCLSIPQKSGETVLIWGGSSSVGLYAIQIAKHYGLNVITTCSARHHDLVRSLGATVALDYRDARVVESIKAAANCSLRYVFDTIGNSSSSGTASQAISEQGGSLCTVRPGKAFTENVTKQTKVTDVLVWTAFLKEHKYKEFYWPPHKEDHELSAKFFDALPKLLSTGAIKPNNPKLFEGLESVTKGFQEYRDGVISNYKIVYKV
- a CDS encoding uncharacterized protein (transcript_id=CADANIAT00003851); its protein translation is MLAHGAPVLSQAPVIFTLTSLFLNWRALLNIPSHPLQTLKTTLSCPIPRHNIATTFDQTGPRGSLKRYPNIGLTSSVSLALPNHTSTIWNRMGCQTKTTVPILIALLQDRRTVVPLSSQLSSVKHQARISLV
- a CDS encoding uncharacterized protein (transcript_id=CADANIAT00003852), producing the protein MKFLAILSAVVFAAFAVAGPVHANDQDESKMGKRDRWDVDRIKRLLCDMNGTAVSATFHRRKDRRFESRIVFY